The window AAAAATGCTAGTTAAATCCAGCCAAGATTCGCTCATCTATACCTTATCAATTCCACCGCTTTAGCCTAACTTTCTCGCAAAATTTTTTCCATCTTTTTTCCTTTAGCCAATTCATCTACAAGCTTATCCAACCACCTTACTTGCTGGGTCAAAGGGTTTGTGATCTCCTCCACACGATAGCCACAAATCACTCCTTTAATCTTGCCAGCATTGGGATTTAGTTTGGCTTTCTGAAAAAAATGATCAAAAGTAGCTTGGTTTGTAATAAGCTCTTGAAGTTCCTTCTCATTAAATCCTGTTAACCATTCAATTACCTGATGTAATTCTTTTTTTGTTCTTCCCTTCCTCTCTATTTTTGTAACATAGTGTGGATAGACTGAGGCGAATGTCATTGTAGCAAACCGCTCATCGTGGTGACTTGTGTCTTTCATAGAATTTTGGGATTTATGGTTTTGTGAAAGATATTCCTGCTTTTAAATTTTTCAAGATGATATACCATTGGCAAAGCTTCAAAACGAAATTGAATAGCTATCGAAATGCTATAGGTTTTAACTCTTGGGCTGCACATTCAGCAATCTCTTGTACTCGCTTTTCTCTGGTAGCCGGTCGCTTGGCCATTGCAATCCATATTAATAAACTTTTCCTAATTGATATACTTTGACTATCAAAAAAGTCTCTTGACTCCGGAAACTTCTTGAATTCCTTAGCTAAATCCAAAGGTACTTCCAATGATTCCGCAGCATCTAACCTGGCCCATGAACCATTCTTTTTGGCAATTTCAACAGCCTTTATCCCTGCTTCTGCCATCCGTCCATCTTTTAATAGTGCTTCAATTTTATCTTTATTTGTTTTCGACCAAATACTGTTTGCTTTTCTTTTACAAAAGTATTGCCTGTATTTTTCATTGTCAATGGTTTTTTTCAGGCTGTCTATCCAACCAAATCGCAAAGCCTCATCCACCGATTCACTCCAGGTCAAATTCGGCCGTGATGAACTTTTTTTATAAATAATAAGCCAGATACCCTTTGCTGTATTGTGATTGCGAGCTAACCAATCGCCCCACTCGTCTTTGTCTAATGGACAGAAATCTTCTATTACAACTTTAGCCATTGTTTTAATTCATTCTTTTAACTATTTGCAATTTTCTTGCATACAATCTTCCAAAATATTTGCCCCGGCTTACCTTTTATACTATTCGAAGGTTCAATTATTTTCTCTGAATCTTGTAAACCAAAGTCTCCAAATTCATCCTTTACAGCGTCTAAGTTATAAAAAAACAATTCAACACCATGAGGTGTCAAAAATCGGTTCTTGTCAATTATCGCTCCTTTCCCAAAAGCATGGTCTTCGGTAGAGATCGCCACAAAAACCATTAAACCACCTTCGTTAAGCTGCTTGTAACAATCAGCTATTAGCTTAGCTCTGCTTTCATTATCAAGCAAATGAATTAATGCATAGCAAAAGATCCCATCGTAAGTTTCCTTGTCAAAAGGCATGTCGCTTACCGTTCCGAGGTGCACCTTTATTTGGTTTCCATATTCCCTTCTGGCGATAGCAATTGCAGTTTCAGAAATTTCTATTCCTGTCACCTCAAAGCCCTCATCCATAAAAGGCTTCGCATTCCTCCCATAGCCAAAGCCGGGAACAAGGATTTTTTTCAGTCCTTGCCTTTTAAATAGTTCCACAGTTTCAAAAGCAGCATCTGCAGGGCTGAACCCCCACATGGCTTGCTTGTCTTTAAAGTTCTCTTCCCAAAATTCCGTCATGGTTTTACATTCTCACCATAATTCATGGCATTGCTTTTCAATTTATAAATTTTACAATTGGCATTTCCTATATCGTTTAATTTAATGTGTCGCTCCTAAGGAGCTGATGATATAATACCTGAACCTTATGCTACAAAGGTAAAACTCCTTCGGAGCTTTAAAATAGATTAATAACTTACCAATCGGTTCATGAACAATTTTATTTTTTTAAGAAAGGGAAAAATTAATAAAGGAAAATCACGATGCTCCAGCGGAGCAATATTTTTGTAGCCAATTGTACCACCTATAATCAGGAGCTCCGGAGGAGCGGCATCTCGTTCCAACCATTTAAAAATGTATGGGTCTTCTGAAACCTGAAACCTAATTAACGATTTTTGGTTCCTTACTGCAAAAACCTATTGTATTAAAATTTGAGCGTAGGTATTCGCCATATCGTTTAATTTAATGTGCCGCTCCTAGGGAGCTGATGATATAAACACCTGAATCTTATGCTGCAAAGGTAAAACTCCTTCGGAGCTTTGAATATAAGTAATTCTGAATCTACAAAAGTTTCAACTCTATCGAATCAAATCAAACCATATTGAAACCAATTCGAAATTACCTGAAATAAATGAGGCAATTACATTCAAAACAAAGAAAAGCCAGACCAATTTAAATTGGAAGATATTACCTTTTAAATCCTTAATAGACAGATCTTTTATCAAATCATCTTTCTTCTCTTTTGATTCAATATTCATTAGGTATTCTCGAACTCCCCCCTCAAAGTCAAGCACTTTTAGTCCTTCTATTGAAAGTTCATAAGCGTTCTTATTCTTACACTTAATTAAGCCTAAAATTTTGGCGCGGGTAATGGCTTTATCTCTAATATCGGAAATACTTTGATGAAAGGGGATCATGCCATTTTCATAATATTCAGCCAAAATCAAATTAATTTCATCTTCAATTTGTTTTTCCATATTTTAATCACATAAAATTTTAAACAAGTAATTTAGATATCTCTTAAACTATTAATGCTCCAGAGGAGCAATATTTTTGTAGCATATTGTACTGTTTATGATCAGGAGCTCCAGAGGAGCGGCACCACATTCCAACCAATCAAACGTGTATTGGTCTTCTAAACCCTGAAACCTAATTAGAAATTCTCGGTTTCGTACTGCAATGACGTACTGTATTAAAATTTAGGTATCGCTCCTATGGAGCTGATGATAATTCAAAAACTTAGGGCTACAAAAATGAAACTCCTACGGAGCTTTAATATGCTCCAGAGGAGCGGTTCCTCATCCCAACCAATCAAATAAGTATTGATCTTCAAAAGAAACTTCGAATTCTTTCAAAAATGTCATATACTCTTCTCTAAATGATGTTCGTTTATGATGTTCTGGCTGATTATAAATATAATTCACCACCGCGTCTAACTGACTTTTCCCATAGCTAAATGCACCATAACCTTCTTGCCAATTAAATTTCATTTTCCTATGTTCATTAACCCATTTTGTGGTATTTGATTTAATATCCCTAGCTAAATCTGAAATTGACTGTGAAGGGTTTAAGCCTACCAATATATGGCAATGGTCAGGCATAAAATAAATGGCCAACATTTTGTGTCTTTTGTTAGATATTATCCCCGAAATGTATTTTTCCATTGGAACCCTGAAACTCTCTTTAATTATTGATTCGCGATTTTTTACAGCAAAAACGTACTGTATCAAAATTTGGGTATAGGTATTCGCCATGCCGTTAAAATTTAGGTACCGCTCCTAGGGAGCTGGTAATAATTCAAAAATCCAGTGCTACAAAAATAAAACTCCTACGGAGCTTAACCACAACTTAATCCATTGAAAATAATATAATTAAACCTAAGAAATAAAACAAATTCGATCGTGTATTGATAGCTAAGTAAACCAAGTTTGTGTTTTTCAATTGCTCTCTATGGAGTAATAATACAAACTTTAATTTACTCAAATCTAGAAACAAATCCTTTTTGCCCTGCATTTTTCAATTGAGAATTAAAATGCTCCAGCGGAGCAATATATTTGTAGCATAATCTATCGGTTATCATTTGAAGCTCCAGAGGAGCGGCACATTGCAACCTTTCAAAAATGTATTGGTCATCAAAAGAAACATTGAATAACTATAATCACCTACACGTAAAAAACCCTTTGCATCTTACCTCCTATTTCCTTTATTTGGGAAAATAACTGTAAATTGCTTGCAATAAACACATTGGCCAGATTAGGCCTGGCCATCGTATCAAAATAACTCCTTACACGTGAAACAAATTCTCCTGACCCTCAGCTTTTACCTGGTATTTACCGGAATTATCATAGCACAAAGCAGCTACCGCCCTGATCTCTTTTTTAGGGAAGATTGGAAAGAAACACCCGCAGAAATACCTGTCAACCAAAACCATGTGCAAAATGAGAATTTAACCGTACAATTATATGGACCGGGAAAAGATGTTATCAAAAAAAGCAACCATGAAAAACCCGTAGACGATCCTTTCTATATCTGGTCAGGTTTATGCGAGGGCAACTGGATGCTAAGCCTTAAACACCGCCAACAAAACGTAGACCTTACAGGTTTTGCCAAAGTGAAATTTCGCTCCAAACAAGTAGGGCTAAGAGAACTTAGAATTTCCCTGAAACTGGCTGATGGAAAGTGGCTGGTAAGTGACCAATCTGCCGGCGCCTCTAAAGACTGGCGCATCTGGGAATTTAATATACAGGACATCAACTGGCACCACCTGGACCCTACAGGCATAGTAGCCATAGGTCCGGCAACTGATCCAGACTTATCTAATGTGGAAGAAATAGGCTTTACCGATTTAATGCCCGGAGGACAATCCAAAGCTTGCTCAAGACTGGACTGGATAGAAGTTCATGGTCGACCGGTGATAAGGTAATTCTTGACTTAAGCTTACACCCAATATCATAGGAGAATCGTCATTCCGAGACCTAACATTTTCGAAATGCAGCAATCCAACGACAATACCCAATGTCGCACCTCAGTGGGGTGCAATATTTGTAGCCCTGGGAAAGCCGACGCAGGAGATGCGACCAGTTTTTAACATTTCGCTCACGATAAACATTTGTGCACCTTCCTCGTATTTATTTTGATTTTCGGTACCAATCTTACCATGTTCAAGTTCGATTAGCTCATCAAATGTCTTTATATTATTATAGTCTTTCATTATTTTTTTTATCAAAATACTGATGCATTAACCTACTTGCTTTGTCTATTTCTTTTTTCGGTGTTTTCTGGGTCTTTTTCTAGAACATTAGAAAGGATCACTGATTGCATCAATTAAAATAAGAAAATTTAGGGAATAAATCACCAATAGAATAAAGATAAAAAAGCAGCTTAATGGCTATTTTAATAGATAAATCCTGTGTTGGAAATACCCAGTATTGTCTTTACTGAGTTAAAAATTTCCCTACTAACCCCCTGGAATCAATTCATTTTGTTTATATTATTAACCAGTAAATGTTAATTATATAAACAAAATGCACCTTAACTGCCACAGTTACTACAGCTTCAAGTACGGCACTCTCTCTGTTGAGGAGCTCGTATTGGAAGCAAAAAAGCAAAAACTTGATGCCCTGGCCCTGACAGATATCAATAGCTGTTCAGGGGTATTTCCTTTTATTCGAGAAGCCCAAAAAAATGGCATTCACCCGGTCATAGGAATAGATTTTCGCAATGGCAGCAAGCAGCAATTTATCGGTTTGGCTAAAAACCAGGAAGGTTTTTATGAACTGAACAAGTACCTTTCCCATCACCTGATGAACAAATTGCCTTTTCCCGAAAGGGCACCGGTATTCGATCACAGTGTGGTAATCTACCCTTTTACTGAAACTTTCTTTGCCCTGAAGGAGAATGAATACCTTGGCATACATCCTTCGCAACTCAATCGGCTTCCTTACAGCCCATGGGCCAAATACAAAGAACGCCTGGTGCTTTTGCAACCGGTTTCCTTTGCCAGCAAAACGGCCTTTAATGCTCATCGCCTGCTGCGGGCCATGGATGGCAACACCCTGCTCAGCAAACTCCCCCTTAGCGAACAGGGAGATCCCACAGATCGGTTTTATGGCTATGCCGATATGGTTGGGCGTTGCGAAGGACACAGTTACCTGATTTATAATTCTCAAAAGCTTCTGGAACAATGCCAGTTTTCTTTTTACTTTCAGGCTGTGAAAAATCGGAGGGATATTCTGGGATCTGACTGGGAAGACTTTGATTACCTGCGACAGGAAACTTACAAAGGCGCCCTTCGCCGCTATGGCTGCTTAGATGAGACCAAAGAAAAACGCATTATAAAAGAGCTGGAGATTATCCAACAAAAAGGCTTTGTTTCTTACTTTCTTATCAATTATGACATTGTCAATTTTGCACAGCACAAAAACTTCTTCTATGTAGGCCGGGGCAGTGGGGCCAACAGTATCGTGGCTTATTGCCTGGCCATTACAGATGTAGACCCCATTGAGCTGGATCTGTATTTCGAACGTTTTATCAACCTTTACCGGGAAAACCCACCTGATTTTGACCTTGATTTTTCCTGGAAAGACCGGGATGAAATCACCCACTATATATTCGACACCTATAACCAACCCAAACAGGACCATGTCTGTCTGCTGGCTACATTTAACACCTTCCAATACAATTCCGTACTGAGGGAACTGGGAAAGGTCTTTGGCCTACCCAAATCGGAAATAGAATCCCTGATCTACTATGGTGACAAGCTAGGCAGCAGCAATTACATTCCCGACCAATATGGGAAACTGATCTATCAATACGCCAAGGTGATTCGCAATATGCCCTCTCATTTAAGCATACATGCCGGAGGAATACTGATTTCCCACAAGCCCATCCATTATTACACCGCTACTGAGTTGCCACCGAAGGGCTTTGCTACTTCCCAGTTTGACATGCATGTGGCTGAAGACATAGGCTTGCATAAATTCGACATTCTCAGCCAAAGAGGCCTTGGGCATATCAAAAGTGCACTGGAGCTGATTCATACAAATCAGGAAAAAACAGTGGATATCCGTCAGGTAGCTGCATTTAAGAAAGACCCTGCCATCAAAGCACATCTTCGTGAAGGCCGTACCATCGGGGCATTCTATGTAGAATCTCCCGCCATGCGTATGTTGCTGGCCAAAATGAAAGCCGATGAATACCTGGAGTTGGTAGCAGCCAGTTCCATCATTCGTCCTGGTGTGGCTCGTTCGGGTATGATGCGGGAATACATTCTGAGACATGTAAATCCCGCCCGTAGGGAAAGGGCCCATCCTGTATTGAAAGACATCATGCCTGAAACTTACGGCATCATGGTCTATCAGGAAGATGTGATCAAAGTGGCTCACCATTTTGCCGGACTCACACTGAGTGAAGCGGATGTGCTCCGAAGGGGAATGAGTGGCAAGTCCCGCTCAAAAGGAGCCTTACAAAGAGTCAAAGAGCGTTTCTTTAGCAATTGTCAAGAAATGGGCAGGGATGCAACAGTCACCGGAGAAGTATGGCATCAGATCGAGAGTTTTGCCGGATACTCCTTTGCCAAAGGGCATTCGGCCTCTTTTGCTGTGGAAAGCTATCAAAGCCTGTACCTGAAGGCACATTATCCCCTAGAGTTTATGGTGGCCGTTATCAATAATTTTGGTGGTTTTTACCATACAGAATTTTACATACACGAGCTGCGAATGAATGGGGCTGATGTACAGGCCCCACACCTGAATGAAAGCGATTATTTCACCAATATCAAGGGAAAAACCGTTTACCTGGGATTTGTACACATGAAATACCTGCAACAGGAAACGTCCAATAAACTATTGGCTGAAAGGCAAAAGGCTGGCCCCTATGGTGGACTGACTGACTTTATCTCTAGGGTAGATATCAGTCTGGAGCAAGTGCTGATTCTGATCCGAATCGGTTGCTTTCGTTTTACAGGGAAGAGCAAACAAGAGAGTTTATGGGAAGCCCATTTTATCATGCACCGCAAAAAAAGCCCTGTTGGTGGAAGTCAGCGTTTATTTGCCAATGCGGGCTTTCGCGAGCTAAAGGCGCCCGTGCTGGAAGATTTGGACCTGAGACAGGAGATTATCGATCAACTGGAGATTCTGGAATTCCCGTTAATCAGCCCTTTCCACTTGGTGAAAGATCAGAAAACTTCGGGAATTGCTGCATTGGAAATGAAGCAATTCCTGGGCAAGCGTGTGCAACTTATAGGCTATCTCGTTACAGTCAAATATACCCGTACCGTTAAAGGGGATGTGATGAATTTTGGTACTTTTATAGACAAAGATGGGCATTGGATAGACACGGTTCATTTTCCTCCGGTAGTTAAAAAAACACCCCTAAAAGGGCGGGGCATTTACCTTATTAAAGGCAAGGTAACCGAGGAATTTGATTTTTACAGCATAGAAGTAAGTAGCTGCGAAAGAATGGCCTACTGGAATGCAGAGGATTGACAAAAGAAAAAAGAGGAGGGTAATCATTTCAATACAAGACGTCCCAAGGAAATGCGCCGATAATATTTGATCATTCACTTTAAAAACGAATAAAACCCTTATTGAAATAAAAAATCTACTAAATTTTAATTAACTTAATATTCGAACTATTAAGTTATGAGAAAAACAATTCTACTACAACTCTGCTTGATCAATTGCCTCTTTTCATGTGGGTCCAAGGTTAGTGACACCCATTCTGTCACTTCCTACGCTTTAGAAATAGTAGATTCTGTACAGGTGGATTTTCTAGGAAACCTGCAACTTTATGCCGTTCATTCTACAAAGGATTTGTTCCTTTTCCATGAATTCCAGCAAAATCAATTCATCCTCACGGATAAAAACGGGGAGGTTATTTCCTCCTTCGATCAACCTGGGGATGCTCCCAGCTCCTATGGCAACACCGCTTGTGCAGCTACTTTTGTCGGTGACAGTATTGTCGTCATGGGGAGACAAAAGCTGGTGATATATAACCTTGATTTTGATTATATTAAAAGTCATCAAAAACCCTATGCAGGTCAAGGTATGACTTACTCCGGCTTTGATCATTTGCATAAGGTCAATATAGGCGATGAAACCAACCTAGTTGCCTTTACCGGAGGAGCCCAACATCCAGTCGCAACAAATCAGGAGGACTATTACAACCATTTTAACACCTTTGACCTTATCAGCCTTGATTCAGGGGGCTACGTACCCATTACTCCCCTGCATCCCAAAAGCAGGTACAAACAGGGTAAGGCTTTTAATTTTATCAGGCCAATGTTTCAGGTGAATGAAGACAAGATTCATTTTGTTTTTGCCACAGACACCTTATTTCATACCCATGACCTGAGCAAAGCGGAAAATGGATTAACCGTGGAAGGTATCCCATTTGATGATTTTATCCTTAATCCGGGATACCCATTTGGGGGAAGTGAAGATTATGACACCCCAAAACCTAGGAAAGGTGAAGTAAAAAGCTATTTTAAGGTGGATGAGAAAGACGTGATCCTTTACCAGTCCGGATTGTCTCTTGATGTTATCATTGCCAACAAAACAGCCATCCAGGAGGATGCCAAAAAAATTAACGCCCGATTGAACCCCTTAAAATTTCTGGTAAGAGAAGCTGAAGGGGTATACAGCGAAGTTGGCCTCTGTCCCACCAATTTTACCCCTACACATGTAGATGGTAAAAATCGGTTGTGGGCGCGACAGCATGTTGAGCTTTTGGATCAGGAGCCTGAATTCTATACCATCTATCAGGTAGCATTGGTCCCGCAGTAGAAGTAATTGCTGGAAATAGCTAGAGAATTAATAACCCCAAAAAGGGTACTTAGTGACGATATAGTAGATTTAGGCCTATTTTAACTCGAAATCAGGTTGCTAGCACTGGTTATAAACAGATTTTTTGATTTTAAATGATATTTTTACAAATCACATCCAAAAAGTCGGATAAGATCCAATCGATGAATTATGGAACCGCTGGCGATGTGAAATACATCATCCAATAATCTCAAAAAGACAATCACTATGCGAGTAATTTTTCTTTCCGCAATTTTTTTGGTCTGCTTAAGTATGATTGCAGAAGCTCAAAATTCAGTAATGAATGATAGCCATATAGGGGTAAAACCAAATAATGGGATTAATGGAAGTTCAAAAGACAGAGATAGGGCCGGGATCGTTCTTTCATCAAGAGCTAAAGGAGAGTCATTGCAAAATATCGAAACTGAATTAGGTATAGTAATTTCTCCTCCAGCAGGCAGACTGGCAATTGTGGCGGATGGCAATTCCCCCGACCCGGATGATCTTGGTGGAACAGCTGTGAGTTTGGCATTGTTGCGGTCAGCTGGATTAACAGACAGGTTGGTGCATTACTCTCACAGTTGTGATTTGGTTAGAGGGGTAAGAATTTCTGAAAGGGCTGAAAGGGAGCGGCACTATTTGATGCAAGTAGCCTGCGATATTACAGCCCGCAGATGGGGAGGATATGATTCTCTGGTGTTTTTCGATGCCCTTTGGCAACAAGAGGAAACTGTCAATGATCTAGCTAAAGCCATAAATGAATCTTCGGCCGAAAACCCATTGTGGATCATTGAAGCAGGTGAGCCTGACATTATAGCTCTCGCTTTAGAGGCTTCCGATAACGGTAAACACCAATTCTTAAAAGTGATTACCCATCATCCGGCGAATGACAATGCAGGAGATTTTTATACCTGGAACCAGGTATTGGATTTTGGGGTTGAAGAAGTTCGTATTCCAGACCAAAATATAAACCTAAAGGTGGATTTAGCACAATGGGATTGGGCCAAAAATCACCCTGATCCTAGAATTCAGTGGGTATGGATGCTTGGAAAAATAGCAGAAGTAGATGATGTCGTCAAATTTCAAAAAGGTAAATGGGATTGCTCTGATGCAGGCATGGTGCTGTATTGGATTACCGGAGCAACTGATGGAGGCATGAAATCAGGAACAGTAGAAAATGTAAAAAGTATATTATTGAATTATATTAAAATCAATCCGATGGCAGGTTAAAATTTGAATTAATATTTCTTTCCAAACTGTAAGTACTCTATAAACCAAGCCCAATTCTACTTCGAATTGAGCTTGGTATTATTCGGTTAGCTTACTCTTGTGTTATTGTCAATTACTTACAGCGATAGGTTTTACTTCTACATTGGTCGAATCAAGAACATTTACTTCATAGCCCAAATTGATATCAAGGTTTCCAGAAGTTTCCATAAAGGCAGCTGCACCCTCCCTACTTACCTGCGTTTCCCACGCGTATAAACGTTTCAAATTAGGCAAACTTGCAAGGTGGGCAAGTCCTGCATCTGTAATATTTGTACCATACAGGTTGAGTGACTCCAGGTAAGTCAGCCCCTCCAGATTTGCCAGCCCGGAATCTGTTACTGCTGTTTTTTCTGCCCTTAGTCTTGTAAGGTTTTTTAATTTCCCTACTTCCGTAAGTCCTTTATCAGACAGTTGGGTATCTTTTACATCTAACCAAGTAATTTGTTCAGGAAAATCAGTTGCTAATCTAGCAAGAATAGCATCTACTGAATCTTTTCTATACAAAGTCACTTGCAACCAATTGTCTTCATTGGAAAGCCGTTTGATAGCAATGCCTTCATTCACGTATGCATTTAATTTTTCTTCCTCAATGGCTGAGGTACCTTCTGCCAGTAAAATTTCAACAGCGGATTTATTTGCATTGGGATCAGACAATGTAAGCAATACATTTTTCACTTCGTCATCCGCCTTAAGTTCAGCTACT of the Cyclobacterium marinum DSM 745 genome contains:
- a CDS encoding DUF2200 domain-containing protein, whose translation is MKDTSHHDERFATMTFASVYPHYVTKIERKGRTKKELHQVIEWLTGFNEKELQELITNQATFDHFFQKAKLNPNAGKIKGVICGYRVEEITNPLTQQVRWLDKLVDELAKGKKMEKILRES
- a CDS encoding YdeI/OmpD-associated family protein — protein: MAKVVIEDFCPLDKDEWGDWLARNHNTAKGIWLIIYKKSSSRPNLTWSESVDEALRFGWIDSLKKTIDNEKYRQYFCKRKANSIWSKTNKDKIEALLKDGRMAEAGIKAVEIAKKNGSWARLDAAESLEVPLDLAKEFKKFPESRDFFDSQSISIRKSLLIWIAMAKRPATREKRVQEIAECAAQELKPIAFR
- a CDS encoding DNA polymerase III subunit alpha is translated as MHLNCHSYYSFKYGTLSVEELVLEAKKQKLDALALTDINSCSGVFPFIREAQKNGIHPVIGIDFRNGSKQQFIGLAKNQEGFYELNKYLSHHLMNKLPFPERAPVFDHSVVIYPFTETFFALKENEYLGIHPSQLNRLPYSPWAKYKERLVLLQPVSFASKTAFNAHRLLRAMDGNTLLSKLPLSEQGDPTDRFYGYADMVGRCEGHSYLIYNSQKLLEQCQFSFYFQAVKNRRDILGSDWEDFDYLRQETYKGALRRYGCLDETKEKRIIKELEIIQQKGFVSYFLINYDIVNFAQHKNFFYVGRGSGANSIVAYCLAITDVDPIELDLYFERFINLYRENPPDFDLDFSWKDRDEITHYIFDTYNQPKQDHVCLLATFNTFQYNSVLRELGKVFGLPKSEIESLIYYGDKLGSSNYIPDQYGKLIYQYAKVIRNMPSHLSIHAGGILISHKPIHYYTATELPPKGFATSQFDMHVAEDIGLHKFDILSQRGLGHIKSALELIHTNQEKTVDIRQVAAFKKDPAIKAHLREGRTIGAFYVESPAMRMLLAKMKADEYLELVAASSIIRPGVARSGMMREYILRHVNPARRERAHPVLKDIMPETYGIMVYQEDVIKVAHHFAGLTLSEADVLRRGMSGKSRSKGALQRVKERFFSNCQEMGRDATVTGEVWHQIESFAGYSFAKGHSASFAVESYQSLYLKAHYPLEFMVAVINNFGGFYHTEFYIHELRMNGADVQAPHLNESDYFTNIKGKTVYLGFVHMKYLQQETSNKLLAERQKAGPYGGLTDFISRVDISLEQVLILIRIGCFRFTGKSKQESLWEAHFIMHRKKSPVGGSQRLFANAGFRELKAPVLEDLDLRQEIIDQLEILEFPLISPFHLVKDQKTSGIAALEMKQFLGKRVQLIGYLVTVKYTRTVKGDVMNFGTFIDKDGHWIDTVHFPPVVKKTPLKGRGIYLIKGKVTEEFDFYSIEVSSCERMAYWNAED
- the tnpA gene encoding IS200/IS605 family transposase; the protein is MANTYTQILIQYVFAVKNRESIIKESFRVPMEKYISGIISNKRHKMLAIYFMPDHCHILVGLNPSQSISDLARDIKSNTTKWVNEHRKMKFNWQEGYGAFSYGKSQLDAVVNYIYNQPEHHKRTSFREEYMTFLKEFEVSFEDQYLFDWLG
- a CDS encoding class I SAM-dependent methyltransferase, translating into MTEFWEENFKDKQAMWGFSPADAAFETVELFKRQGLKKILVPGFGYGRNAKPFMDEGFEVTGIEISETAIAIARREYGNQIKVHLGTVSDMPFDKETYDGIFCYALIHLLDNESRAKLIADCYKQLNEGGLMVFVAISTEDHAFGKGAIIDKNRFLTPHGVELFFYNLDAVKDEFGDFGLQDSEKIIEPSNSIKGKPGQIFWKIVCKKIANS